The window TCGCCAGCCTGGCCCTGGTCCAGCAGCTTGCGGAACATTTCCACGCCCGTGCAGGTCGTCTTCACCGTCGGCTTGATACCGACGATTTCGATTTCTTCACCGACCTTGATCACGCCGCGCTCGATACGGCCGGTCACCACGGTGCCGCGACCCGAGATCGAGAACACGTCTTCCACCGGCATCAGGAAGGTACCGTCAACGGCACGCTCCGGCGTCGGGATGTAGGTGTCCAGGGCGTCGGCCAGGTTCATGATGGCCACTTCGCCCAGCTCGCCCTTGTCGCCTTCCAGCGCCAGCTTGGCCGAACCCTTGATGATCGGGGTGTCGTCGCCGGGGAACTCGTACTTCGACAGCAGCTCGCGAACTTCCATCTCGACCAGCTCGAGCAGTTCAGCGTCGTCCACCATGTCACACTTGTTCAGGAACACGATGATGTAAGGCACGCCAACCTGACGGGCCAGCAGGATGTGCTCGCGGGTCTGCGGCATCGGGCCGTCTGCGGCCGAGCACACCAGGATCGCGCCGTCCATCTGGGCGGCACCCGTGATCATGTTCTTCACGTAGTCGGCGTGGCCCGGGCAGTCAACGTGCGCGTAGTGGCGGTTGGCCGTCTCGTACTCGACGTGGGCGGTATTGATGGTAATACCGCGTGCCTTCTCTTCCGGCGCTGCGTCGATTTCGTCGTACTTCTTGGCGGCACCGCCGAACTTCGCAGCCAGCACCGTCGCGATCGCTGCCGTCAGCGTCGTCTTGCCGTGGTCAACGTGACCAATCGTACCAACGTTCACGTGCGGCTTAGTCCGCTCGAACTTTTCCTTTGCCATGTTTCAGCTCCTAATGGAATACAGTCTGATTCAATTCTTTGCGCCGCCACGCAGGTCATGCGTGGCGGCGCAGCGTTTATTACTTGCCCTTGGCCGTCATCACGGCTTCGGCGATGTTCTTCGGTGCCTCAGCGTAATGCTTGAATTCCATGGTGTACGTGGCGCGACCTTGCGTGGCCGAGCGCAGCGACGTCGAATAACCGAACATTTCCGACAGCGGGACTTCGGCCTTGATGATCTTGCCACCGCCCACCATGTCGTCCATGCCCTGCACGATGCCGCGGCGGGACGACAAGTCGCCCATCACGGTACCCGTGTAGTCTTCCGGCGTTTCCACTTCCACGGCCATCATCGGCTCGAGCAGGACCGGGCTGGCCTTGCGCATGGCTTCCTTGAAAGCCATCGAGCCGGCCATGCGGAATGCGTTTTCGTTCGAG of the Cupriavidus malaysiensis genome contains:
- the tuf gene encoding elongation factor Tu, translated to MAKEKFERTKPHVNVGTIGHVDHGKTTLTAAIATVLAAKFGGAAKKYDEIDAAPEEKARGITINTAHVEYETANRHYAHVDCPGHADYVKNMITGAAQMDGAILVCSAADGPMPQTREHILLARQVGVPYIIVFLNKCDMVDDAELLELVEMEVRELLSKYEFPGDDTPIIKGSAKLALEGDKGELGEVAIMNLADALDTYIPTPERAVDGTFLMPVEDVFSISGRGTVVTGRIERGVIKVGEEIEIVGIKPTVKTTCTGVEMFRKLLDQGQAGDNVGLLLRGTKREDVERGQVLCKPGSIKPHTHFTGEVYILSKDEGGRHTPFFNNYRPQFYFRTTDVTGSIELPKDKEMVMPGDNVSITVKLIAPIAMEEGLRFAIREGGRTVGAGVVAKIID